A region from the Silene latifolia isolate original U9 population chromosome 7, ASM4854445v1, whole genome shotgun sequence genome encodes:
- the LOC141593103 gene encoding homeobox protein knotted-1-like LET6 isoform X2: MENNNNNNNININVNSSDMMLENNNGLFPMMMMVPSSLSSHQQQHYQNHNSHHQHHHHHHHHPNNSKKLCCSSASCSSTAAAAAAAAAGGCYDHVMEMENNININTNSNSNNNNNSNNIKAQIMAHPHYPRLISAFVNCQKVGAPPEVVARLEEAEAMAMNQGGGGGGGGGYIGEDPGLDQFMEAYSEMLTKYEQELSKPFKEAMLFLSKIDCQFKALTLSSSSLDSPSSGAHDDAGTGRNGSSEDEIDVNNNFIDPSAEDRELKGQLLRKYSGYLGSLRQEFLKKRKKGKLPKEARQQLLDWWTRHYKWPYPSESQKVALAEETGLDQKQINNWFINQRKRHWKPSEDMQFVVMDAAAAHSHGHPHYTYMDPATLANHFPMDVSSTLM, encoded by the exons ATggaaaataacaataacaataataacattaATATTAATGTTAATAGTTCAGATATGATGTTAGAAAATAATAATGGATTATTTCCTATGATGATGATGGTTCCATCATCACTATCATctcatcagcaacaacattatcAAAACCATAATTCACATCATCAAcaccaccaccatcatcatcatcatcccaaTAACAGCAAGAAGCTATGTTGTTCTTCAGCTTCTTGTTCTTCTACTGCCGCCGCTGCGGCCGCTGCGGCGGCAGGTGGATGTTATGATCATGTCATGGAAATGGAGAATAacattaatattaatactaatagtaatagtaataataataataatagtaacaatatTAAGGCTCAAATTATGGCTCACCCTCACTACCCTCGTCTTATATCTGCCTTTGTTAACTGTCAGAAG GTGGGAGCGCCGCCGGAAGTGGTGGCAAGATTAGAAGAAGCAGAAGCAATGGCAATGAATCAAggcggtggcggtggcggtggcggAGGATATATAGGAGAAGATCCAGGGTTAGATCAATTTATGGAGGCATATAGTGAAATGCTTACTAAATATGAGCAAGAATTAAGCAAGCCTTTTAAAGAAGCCATGCTTTTTCTTTCTAAAATTGATTGCCAATTCAAAGCCCTAaccctctcttcttcttctttagacTCTCCTTCTTCTG GAGCTCATGATGATGCAGGTACTGGTAGGAACGGATCATCTGAAGACGAGATTGACGTGAACAATAACTTCATTGATCCTTCGGCAGAAGACAGGGAACTGAAAGGCCAGCTGCTCCGTAAGTACAGTGGATATTTGGGAAGTCTAAGGCAGGAATTcttgaagaagaggaagaagggcAAACTTCCTAAAGAAGCAAGGCAACAACTGCTTGATTGGTGGACCCGTCACTATAAATGGCCATACCCTTCG GAATCACAGAAGGTAGCACTAGCGGAGGAGACAGGGTTGGACCAGAAGCAAATAAACAACTGGTTTATTAACCAGAGAAAAAGGCATTGGAAACCATCTGAGGACATGCAATTCGTGGTGATGGATGCTGCGGCTGCTCATTCTCACGGTCATCCACACTATACTTACATGGACCCTGCTACCTTAGCTAATCATTTTCCGATGGATGTGTCCTCTACGCTTATGTAA
- the LOC141593103 gene encoding homeobox protein knotted-1-like LET6 isoform X1 has translation MENNNNNNNININVNSSDMMLENNNGLFPMMMMVPSSLSSHQQQHYQNHNSHHQHHHHHHHHPNNSKKLCCSSASCSSTAAAAAAAAAGGCYDHVMEMENNININTNSNSNNNNNSNNIKAQIMAHPHYPRLISAFVNCQKVGAPPEVVARLEEAEAMAMNQGGGGGGGGGYIGEDPGLDQFMEAYSEMLTKYEQELSKPFKEAMLFLSKIDCQFKALTLSSSSLDSPSSDLVPGAHDDAGTGRNGSSEDEIDVNNNFIDPSAEDRELKGQLLRKYSGYLGSLRQEFLKKRKKGKLPKEARQQLLDWWTRHYKWPYPSESQKVALAEETGLDQKQINNWFINQRKRHWKPSEDMQFVVMDAAAAHSHGHPHYTYMDPATLANHFPMDVSSTLM, from the exons ATggaaaataacaataacaataataacattaATATTAATGTTAATAGTTCAGATATGATGTTAGAAAATAATAATGGATTATTTCCTATGATGATGATGGTTCCATCATCACTATCATctcatcagcaacaacattatcAAAACCATAATTCACATCATCAAcaccaccaccatcatcatcatcatcccaaTAACAGCAAGAAGCTATGTTGTTCTTCAGCTTCTTGTTCTTCTACTGCCGCCGCTGCGGCCGCTGCGGCGGCAGGTGGATGTTATGATCATGTCATGGAAATGGAGAATAacattaatattaatactaatagtaatagtaataataataataatagtaacaatatTAAGGCTCAAATTATGGCTCACCCTCACTACCCTCGTCTTATATCTGCCTTTGTTAACTGTCAGAAG GTGGGAGCGCCGCCGGAAGTGGTGGCAAGATTAGAAGAAGCAGAAGCAATGGCAATGAATCAAggcggtggcggtggcggtggcggAGGATATATAGGAGAAGATCCAGGGTTAGATCAATTTATGGAGGCATATAGTGAAATGCTTACTAAATATGAGCAAGAATTAAGCAAGCCTTTTAAAGAAGCCATGCTTTTTCTTTCTAAAATTGATTGCCAATTCAAAGCCCTAaccctctcttcttcttctttagacTCTCCTTCTTCTG ATCTCGTACCAGGAGCTCATGATGATGCAGGTACTGGTAGGAACGGATCATCTGAAGACGAGATTGACGTGAACAATAACTTCATTGATCCTTCGGCAGAAGACAGGGAACTGAAAGGCCAGCTGCTCCGTAAGTACAGTGGATATTTGGGAAGTCTAAGGCAGGAATTcttgaagaagaggaagaagggcAAACTTCCTAAAGAAGCAAGGCAACAACTGCTTGATTGGTGGACCCGTCACTATAAATGGCCATACCCTTCG GAATCACAGAAGGTAGCACTAGCGGAGGAGACAGGGTTGGACCAGAAGCAAATAAACAACTGGTTTATTAACCAGAGAAAAAGGCATTGGAAACCATCTGAGGACATGCAATTCGTGGTGATGGATGCTGCGGCTGCTCATTCTCACGGTCATCCACACTATACTTACATGGACCCTGCTACCTTAGCTAATCATTTTCCGATGGATGTGTCCTCTACGCTTATGTAA